Proteins co-encoded in one Pseudomonas fluorescens genomic window:
- the dacB gene encoding D-alanyl-D-alanine carboxypeptidase/D-alanyl-D-alanine endopeptidase: MIKSLRPLLLAGLFLPLALPVCAATINTSLTPNVEKALKASKLQPSALSLVMVPLEGPGTPTVYNADVSVNPASTMKLVTTYAALEMLGPNHQWKTEFYTDGDLSGGILNGNLYLKGGGDPKLNMEKLWLLMRDLRANGVTQVTGDLVLDRSFFIQPQLPEFNDDGNDENKPFLVKPDSLLVNLKALRFVARNDGGRVLVSVEPPIASIKIENTVKALNSKQCTGGVRYNPVTQADGSVTVTVAGQLGEGCSSQTYLSLLDHATYTAGAVRAIWKELGGSIQGKDRLAPTPSSAKVLARAFSPDLAEIIRDINKYSNNTMAQQLFLSLGQKFRNEADGDDAKAGQRVVRQWLARKGITAPHLVMENGSGLSRAERVSAREMAAMLQAAWHSPYAAEYISSLPIAGMDGTMRKRLKTTAVRGEAHVKTGTLNTVRAIAGFSRDVNGNTWAVVAILNDKAPFGASSVLDQVLLDLYKQPRATQTASVL, encoded by the coding sequence ATGATCAAATCGTTGCGTCCTCTGCTCCTGGCCGGCCTTTTTCTCCCCCTGGCCCTGCCGGTCTGCGCTGCCACCATCAACACGTCCCTGACACCCAACGTCGAAAAAGCCCTCAAGGCCAGCAAGCTGCAGCCAAGCGCCCTGTCGCTGGTGATGGTACCGCTGGAGGGTCCGGGCACGCCGACCGTGTACAACGCCGACGTGTCGGTCAACCCGGCCTCGACCATGAAACTGGTGACCACCTACGCCGCACTGGAAATGCTCGGCCCCAACCACCAGTGGAAAACCGAGTTCTACACCGACGGCGACCTGAGCGGCGGCATCCTCAACGGCAACCTCTACCTCAAGGGTGGCGGCGATCCAAAGCTGAACATGGAAAAACTCTGGCTGCTGATGCGCGACCTGCGCGCCAACGGCGTGACCCAGGTTACCGGCGACCTGGTGCTGGACCGCAGCTTCTTCATACAACCGCAGCTACCGGAATTCAATGATGACGGCAATGACGAGAACAAGCCGTTCCTGGTCAAGCCGGACTCGTTGCTGGTCAACCTCAAGGCCCTGCGTTTCGTGGCCCGCAATGACGGCGGCCGGGTGCTGGTTTCAGTAGAACCGCCGATTGCCAGCATCAAGATCGAGAACACCGTCAAGGCCCTCAACTCCAAGCAATGCACCGGTGGCGTGCGCTACAACCCGGTGACACAGGCCGATGGCAGCGTGACCGTGACCGTTGCCGGTCAGTTGGGTGAAGGCTGCAGCTCGCAGACTTATCTGTCGCTGCTCGACCACGCGACCTACACCGCCGGTGCCGTGCGGGCGATCTGGAAGGAACTGGGCGGCAGCATCCAGGGCAAGGATCGTCTGGCGCCGACGCCAAGCAGCGCCAAAGTGCTGGCCCGCGCCTTCTCGCCGGATCTGGCGGAAATCATCCGCGACATCAACAAATACAGTAACAACACCATGGCTCAGCAGCTGTTCCTGAGCCTGGGCCAGAAATTCCGCAACGAAGCCGATGGCGATGATGCCAAGGCCGGGCAACGGGTGGTGCGCCAGTGGCTCGCGAGAAAAGGCATCACCGCGCCGCATCTGGTCATGGAGAACGGTTCCGGCCTGTCCCGTGCCGAGCGGGTCAGCGCCCGGGAAATGGCCGCGATGCTGCAGGCTGCGTGGCACAGCCCTTACGCTGCCGAGTACATCAGCTCGCTGCCGATTGCCGGCATGGACGGCACCATGCGTAAACGCCTGAAGACCACCGCCGTGCGCGGTGAAGCCCACGTCAAGACCGGCACCCTGAATACTGTGCGCGCAATCGCCGGTTTCAGCCGCGACGTCAATGGCAACACATGGGCCGTGGTGGCGATCCTCAACGACAAGGCGCCTTTCGGTGCATCGTCGGTGCTGGATCAGGTGCTGCTGGATCTCTACAAACAGCCGCGAGCGACGCAAACCGCTTCGGTCTTGTAA
- a CDS encoding YggL family protein codes for MATNRSQRLRKKLCVDEFQELGFELNLGFKEDLSEEAIDAFLEAFIKEAMEANGLGYVGGEDFGLVCLQKRGSVSEEQRAAVEAWLKTRSELTTTEISPLLDVWYPEKPINAAK; via the coding sequence ATGGCGACTAACCGTTCCCAGCGTCTGCGCAAAAAACTGTGCGTCGATGAATTTCAAGAGCTGGGTTTCGAACTGAACCTGGGCTTCAAAGAAGACCTGTCCGAAGAAGCCATTGACGCTTTCCTCGAAGCATTCATCAAAGAAGCCATGGAAGCCAACGGTCTGGGCTATGTCGGCGGCGAAGACTTCGGTCTGGTTTGCCTGCAGAAGCGTGGCTCGGTTTCCGAAGAGCAGCGCGCTGCCGTTGAAGCCTGGCTGAAAACCCGCTCCGAGCTGACCACTACTGAAATCAGTCCGCTGCTGGACGTCTGGTATCCGGAAAAGCCGATCAACGCGGCCAAGTGA
- a CDS encoding benzoate/H(+) symporter BenE family transporter, producing the protein MNEITHTRLRPFADTSPSAIVAGFIAMMTGYTSSLVLMFQAGQAAGLSSGQISSWIWAISIGMAVCSIGLSLRYRTPITIAWSTPGAALLITSLGGVTYGEAIGAYITCAVLVTICGLTGSFERLVKKIPASLAAALLAGILFKIGSEIFVAAQHRTGLVLGMFFTYLVVKRLTPRYAVLAALLIGTALSGFMGLLDFSGFHLEVATPVWTTPHFSLAATISIGIPLFVVAMTSQNMPGVAVLRADGYNVPASPLITTTGIASLLLAPFGSHGINLAAISAAICTGPHAHEDRNKRYTAAVWCGIFYGIAGVFGATLAALFAALPKELVLSIAALALFGSIINGLSIAMTEVKEREAALITFMVTASGLTLFSIGSAFWGIVAGVLTLLILNWRKA; encoded by the coding sequence ATGAACGAAATCACCCACACCCGACTGCGCCCCTTTGCGGACACATCGCCCTCTGCCATCGTCGCCGGATTCATCGCGATGATGACCGGCTACACCAGTTCGTTGGTGCTGATGTTCCAGGCCGGGCAGGCCGCGGGCCTGAGCAGCGGGCAGATTTCCTCGTGGATCTGGGCGATCTCCATCGGCATGGCGGTGTGTTCGATCGGCCTGTCGCTGCGCTATCGCACGCCGATCACCATCGCCTGGTCGACACCCGGCGCAGCCCTTCTGATCACCAGCCTCGGCGGCGTCACCTACGGCGAAGCCATCGGCGCCTACATCACCTGCGCGGTGCTGGTGACGATCTGCGGTCTGACCGGCAGCTTCGAACGCCTGGTGAAAAAAATCCCCGCCTCCCTTGCCGCCGCATTGCTGGCGGGGATTCTGTTCAAGATCGGCAGCGAAATCTTCGTCGCTGCGCAGCACCGTACCGGCCTGGTGCTGGGGATGTTCTTCACTTATCTGGTGGTCAAGCGCCTGACGCCGCGTTATGCGGTACTCGCTGCGCTGCTGATCGGCACCGCGCTGTCGGGCTTCATGGGGCTGCTGGATTTCAGCGGCTTTCATCTGGAAGTGGCAACGCCGGTCTGGACCACGCCGCACTTTTCTCTCGCCGCGACCATCAGCATCGGCATTCCGTTGTTTGTCGTAGCGATGACCTCGCAGAACATGCCCGGCGTCGCCGTGCTGCGCGCCGACGGCTATAACGTCCCGGCCTCGCCGTTGATCACCACCACAGGCATTGCCTCGCTGCTGCTGGCGCCATTCGGTTCTCATGGCATCAACCTGGCGGCCATCAGCGCGGCGATCTGCACCGGGCCCCATGCCCATGAGGATCGCAACAAGCGTTACACCGCGGCGGTGTGGTGCGGGATTTTCTACGGGATTGCCGGGGTGTTCGGCGCCACGCTGGCGGCGTTGTTTGCCGCGCTGCCCAAGGAACTGGTGCTGTCGATTGCCGCGCTGGCGCTGTTCGGTTCGATCATCAACGGCTTGAGCATTGCCATGACCGAAGTGAAGGAACGGGAAGCGGCGCTGATCACTTTCATGGTCACGGCGTCGGGGCTGACGCTGTTTTCCATCGGTTCGGCCTTCTGGGGGATTGTCGCGGGAGTGTTGACCTTGCTGATCCTCAACTGGCGCAAGGCCTGA
- a CDS encoding GntR family transcriptional regulator: MNEQLQPLKKQPRAGKAGRSGTQDDIVYAHIFEAILEQRLAPGTKLSEEALGEIFGVSRTIIRRALSRLAHEGVVLLRPNRGAVVASPSVEEARQVFLARRLVERAITELAVQHATAEQIAELRQMVNDERDSFSRGDRGAGIRLSGEFHLKLAEAAKNAPLISFQRSLVSQTSLIIAQYESGNRSHCSYDEHTQLIDAIEARNGELAVDLMMHHMDHIDSKLNLDEESASDDLHAVFSHLLQTRKPGRPAAKL, from the coding sequence ATGAACGAACAGTTGCAACCCCTCAAGAAACAACCGCGAGCAGGCAAAGCCGGCCGCAGCGGAACCCAGGACGATATCGTCTATGCGCATATCTTCGAGGCCATCCTCGAACAACGCCTGGCGCCCGGTACAAAGTTGAGCGAAGAAGCGCTGGGGGAAATTTTCGGGGTCAGCCGCACCATCATTCGCCGCGCGCTCTCGCGTCTGGCCCATGAAGGCGTGGTGCTGTTGCGGCCGAACCGTGGCGCGGTGGTGGCGAGCCCGAGCGTTGAAGAAGCGCGTCAGGTGTTCCTCGCCCGGCGTCTGGTGGAGCGCGCAATCACCGAGCTGGCGGTGCAGCACGCCACCGCCGAGCAGATCGCCGAACTGCGCCAGATGGTCAACGACGAACGCGACAGCTTCTCCCGTGGCGACCGCGGCGCGGGTATCCGTCTCTCCGGCGAATTCCACCTGAAACTGGCCGAAGCGGCGAAAAATGCGCCGTTGATCAGCTTTCAGCGCAGCCTGGTTTCACAGACGTCGCTGATCATTGCGCAATATGAAAGCGGCAACCGTTCGCACTGTTCCTACGACGAGCACACTCAGTTGATCGACGCCATCGAAGCGCGCAACGGTGAGCTCGCCGTAGATTTGATGATGCATCACATGGATCACATCGACAGCAAACTCAACCTCGACGAGGAAAGTGCTTCGGACGATCTGCATGCGGTGTTCTCGCATCTGTTGCAGACCAGGAAGCCGGGGCGTCCGGCGGCCAAGCTCTGA
- the guaD gene encoding guanine deaminase: protein MPLTRKAYRAAILHSIADPAEVGTEASYEYFEDGLLVVDGGKISALGHASELLPTLPADIEITHHQDALITPGFIDTHIHLPQTGMVGAYGEQLLDWLNTYTFPCESQFADKAHADEVADIFIKELLRNGTTTALVFGSVHPQSVNSFFEAAEKLDLRMIAGKVMMDRNAPDYLTDTAESSYTESKALIERWHGKGRLHYAVTPRFAPTSTPEQLTLAGQLLTEYPDLYMQTHISENLKEIEWVKALFPERKGYLDVYDHYQLLGERSVFAHGVHLCDEECARLAQTGSAISFCPTSNFFLGSGLFNLPMAEKHKLNVGLGTDVGGGTSFSLLQTLNEAYKVMQLQGARLSPFKSLYLATLGGARALRLEDRIGNLQPGSDADFLVLDYNATPLLSYRLKQSNNIAETLFVLMTLGDDRTVAQTYAAGALVHQR from the coding sequence ATGCCTCTGACTCGCAAAGCCTACCGCGCCGCCATCCTGCACAGCATCGCCGACCCTGCCGAGGTCGGCACCGAAGCCTCCTACGAGTATTTCGAGGACGGCCTGCTGGTGGTCGATGGCGGCAAGATCAGCGCCCTCGGCCACGCCAGCGAGCTGCTGCCGACGCTGCCGGCGGATATCGAGATCACGCATCACCAGGATGCGCTGATCACCCCGGGCTTCATCGACACCCACATCCACCTGCCGCAGACCGGCATGGTCGGCGCCTACGGCGAACAGCTGCTGGACTGGCTGAACACCTACACCTTCCCGTGCGAAAGCCAGTTCGCCGACAAGGCCCACGCCGATGAGGTCGCGGACATCTTCATCAAGGAACTGCTGCGCAACGGCACCACCACGGCCCTGGTGTTCGGCAGCGTGCACCCGCAGTCGGTGAACTCGTTCTTCGAAGCGGCCGAGAAGCTCGACCTGCGAATGATCGCCGGCAAGGTGATGATGGACCGCAACGCGCCGGACTACCTGACTGACACCGCTGAATCCAGCTACACCGAGAGCAAGGCGCTGATCGAGCGCTGGCACGGCAAGGGTCGCCTGCATTACGCCGTGACCCCGCGCTTCGCCCCGACCAGCACTCCGGAACAACTGACCCTCGCCGGGCAGTTGCTGACTGAATACCCGGATCTGTACATGCAGACCCACATCAGCGAGAACCTCAAGGAAATCGAGTGGGTCAAGGCGCTGTTCCCGGAGCGCAAAGGCTATCTGGACGTCTACGATCACTATCAGTTGCTCGGCGAGCGCTCGGTGTTCGCCCACGGCGTGCACCTGTGCGACGAAGAATGCGCGCGCCTGGCGCAAACCGGTTCGGCGATCTCGTTCTGCCCGACGTCGAACTTCTTCCTTGGCAGCGGCCTGTTCAACCTGCCGATGGCCGAGAAGCACAAGCTGAACGTCGGGCTCGGCACTGACGTCGGCGGTGGCACCAGTTTCTCGCTGCTGCAGACCCTGAACGAAGCCTACAAAGTGATGCAGCTGCAAGGTGCGCGCCTGAGCCCGTTCAAGTCGCTGTACCTCGCCACCCTCGGCGGCGCGCGAGCCCTGCGCCTGGAAGACAGGATCGGCAACCTGCAACCGGGCTCCGACGCCGACTTCCTGGTGCTGGACTACAACGCCACGCCGCTGCTGAGCTATCGCTTGAAGCAGTCAAACAACATTGCCGAGACGTTGTTCGTGCTGATGACGCTGGGCGATGACCGCACTGTGGCCCAGACCTATGCGGCGGGTGCGCTGGTACACCAGCGCTAG
- the xdhC gene encoding xanthine dehydrogenase accessory protein XdhC: MYNWIDALADLQNQGEPCVLVTIIEELGSTPRNAGSKMVVSARQTFDTIGGGHLEYKAMQIAREMLASGKQDTHLERFSLGASLGQCCGGATVLLFEPMGQVQAQIAVFGAGHVGRALVPLLASLPCRVRWIDSREEEFPEQIPHGVRKIVAEEPVDEIDDLPAGSYCIVMTHNHQLDLELTAAILKRNDFTWFGLIGSKTKRAKFEHRLRDRGFDASVVQRMRCPMGISEVKGKLPVEIAISIAGEIIATYNANFGQHTASAEPIAKLLPVSRRSQAATLKASN; this comes from the coding sequence ATGTACAACTGGATCGACGCCCTCGCCGACCTGCAGAACCAGGGCGAACCCTGCGTTCTGGTGACGATCATCGAAGAGCTCGGCTCGACGCCGCGCAATGCCGGCTCGAAAATGGTCGTCAGCGCTCGCCAGACGTTCGACACCATCGGTGGCGGGCACCTGGAATACAAAGCCATGCAGATCGCCCGCGAGATGCTCGCCAGCGGCAAGCAAGACACCCATCTGGAGCGCTTCAGCCTCGGCGCCAGCCTCGGTCAGTGCTGCGGCGGCGCTACGGTGCTGTTGTTCGAACCGATGGGCCAGGTGCAGGCGCAGATCGCTGTGTTCGGCGCCGGTCATGTGGGTCGCGCACTGGTTCCCTTGCTCGCCAGCCTGCCCTGCCGGGTGCGCTGGATCGACTCCCGGGAAGAGGAATTCCCCGAGCAGATTCCCCACGGCGTGCGCAAAATCGTCGCCGAAGAGCCTGTGGATGAAATCGACGACCTGCCGGCGGGCAGCTACTGCATCGTCATGACCCACAACCATCAGCTGGATCTGGAACTCACCGCCGCGATTCTCAAGCGCAACGATTTCACCTGGTTCGGCCTGATCGGCTCGAAAACCAAACGGGCCAAGTTCGAACACCGCTTGCGTGACCGTGGCTTCGACGCCAGTGTCGTGCAACGCATGCGCTGCCCGATGGGCATCAGCGAAGTCAAAGGCAAATTGCCTGTGGAAATCGCCATCTCCATCGCCGGCGAAATCATCGCCACCTATAACGCCAATTTCGGCCAGCACACCGCCAGCGCCGAACCGATTGCCAAACTGCTGCCGGTTTCGCGCCGCAGTCAGGCCGCCACACTCAAAGCCTCAAACTGA
- the xdhB gene encoding xanthine dehydrogenase molybdopterin binding subunit, whose protein sequence is MSNHHGVEKTQAELAELFAKDLTTGVGRSVKHDSAAKHVSGEAQYIDDRLEFPNQLHVYARLSDRAHAKIISIDTKPCYAFEGVRIAITHEDVPGLKDIGPLLPGDPLLAIDDVQFVGQPVLAVAAKDLETARKAAMAAIIEYEDLEPVLDVVEALRKRHFVLDSHTHQRGDSANALATAEHRIQGTLHIGGQEHFYLETQISSVMPTEDGGMIVYCSTQNPTEVQKLVAEVLDVSMNKIVVDMRRMGGGFGGKETQAASPACLCAVIAHLTGQPTKMRLPRVEDMLMTGKRHPFYVEYDVGFDGTGRLHGIAMDLAGNCGCSPDLSASIVDRAMFHSDNSYYLGDATINGHRCKTNTASNTAYRGFGGPQGMVAIEEVMDAIARHLNLDPLAVRKANYYGKTERNVTHYYQTVEHNMLEEMTAELEESSQYAERREAIRRYNANSPILKKGLALTPVKFGISFTASFLNQAGALVHVYTDGSIHLNHGGTEMGQGLNTKVAQVVAEVFQVEMDRVQITATNTDKVPNTSPTAASSGADLNGKAAQNAAEIIKQRLVEFAARHYKVSEEDVEFHNGHVRVRDHIMTFEALIQLAYFNQVSLSSTGFYKTPKIYYDRSQARGRPFYYFAFGAACCEVIVDTLTGEYKMLRTDILHDVGASLNPAIDIGQVEGGFVQGMGWLTMEELVWNNKGKLMTNGPASYKIPAVADMPLDLRVKLVENRKNPEDTVFHSKAVGEPPFMLGIAAWCAIKDAVASLGDYKYQPKIDAPATPERVLWGCEQMRQLKAVKAVEAETELAPL, encoded by the coding sequence ATGTCTAACCATCACGGCGTAGAGAAAACGCAAGCTGAACTGGCTGAACTGTTCGCCAAAGACCTGACCACCGGCGTCGGCCGCAGCGTCAAGCACGACAGCGCCGCCAAGCATGTGTCCGGTGAAGCGCAGTACATCGATGACCGGCTCGAATTCCCGAATCAGTTGCACGTTTACGCACGGTTGTCGGATCGCGCCCACGCGAAAATCATCAGCATCGACACCAAACCCTGCTACGCCTTCGAAGGCGTGCGCATCGCCATCACCCACGAAGACGTACCGGGCCTGAAAGACATCGGCCCGCTGCTGCCAGGCGATCCGCTGCTGGCCATCGATGATGTGCAGTTCGTCGGTCAACCGGTGCTGGCCGTGGCCGCCAAGGATCTGGAAACCGCACGCAAGGCCGCCATGGCCGCGATCATCGAATACGAAGATCTGGAACCGGTGCTGGACGTGGTCGAAGCCCTGCGCAAACGCCACTTCGTGCTCGACAGCCACACCCATCAGCGCGGCGATTCGGCCAACGCGTTGGCCACGGCTGAACATCGCATCCAGGGCACGCTGCACATCGGCGGCCAGGAACACTTCTATCTGGAGACGCAGATCTCCTCGGTGATGCCGACCGAAGATGGCGGCATGATCGTCTACTGCTCGACCCAGAACCCCACCGAAGTGCAGAAACTGGTGGCCGAAGTCCTCGACGTGTCGATGAATAAAATCGTGGTCGACATGCGCCGCATGGGCGGTGGTTTCGGCGGCAAGGAAACCCAGGCTGCGAGCCCGGCTTGCCTGTGTGCGGTAATCGCGCACCTCACCGGCCAGCCGACCAAGATGCGCCTGCCACGGGTTGAAGACATGCTGATGACCGGCAAGCGCCACCCGTTCTACGTCGAGTATGACGTCGGCTTCGACGGCACCGGGCGCCTGCACGGGATCGCGATGGATCTGGCCGGCAACTGCGGCTGCTCGCCTGATCTGTCGGCCTCAATCGTTGACCGTGCGATGTTCCACTCGGACAACTCGTACTACCTGGGCGATGCCACCATCAATGGTCACCGCTGCAAGACCAACACTGCGTCGAACACCGCCTACCGTGGTTTCGGCGGCCCGCAAGGGATGGTCGCGATCGAAGAAGTGATGGACGCCATCGCCCGTCACTTGAACCTCGATCCGCTGGCCGTGCGCAAGGCCAACTACTACGGCAAGACCGAGCGCAACGTCACCCATTATTACCAGACCGTCGAGCACAACATGCTCGAAGAGATGACCGCCGAACTTGAAGAAAGCAGCCAGTACGCCGAGCGCCGCGAAGCGATCCGTCGCTACAACGCCAACAGCCCGATCCTGAAAAAAGGCCTGGCGCTGACCCCGGTGAAATTCGGCATTTCCTTCACCGCCAGCTTCCTCAATCAGGCCGGTGCCTTGGTGCACGTCTACACCGACGGCAGCATCCACTTGAACCACGGCGGCACGGAAATGGGCCAGGGCCTGAACACCAAGGTTGCGCAGGTCGTGGCCGAAGTGTTCCAGGTGGAAATGGACCGGGTACAGATCACTGCAACCAACACTGACAAGGTGCCGAACACCTCGCCAACCGCAGCGTCCAGCGGTGCTGACCTGAACGGTAAAGCGGCGCAGAACGCAGCAGAAATCATCAAGCAGCGACTCGTCGAATTCGCCGCGCGGCACTACAAAGTCAGCGAAGAGGACGTGGAATTCCACAACGGCCACGTACGGGTGCGTGACCACATCATGACCTTCGAGGCGCTGATCCAGTTGGCGTATTTCAATCAGGTGTCGCTGTCGAGCACCGGGTTCTACAAGACCCCAAAAATCTACTACGACCGCAGCCAGGCTCGTGGCCGACCGTTCTACTACTTCGCCTTCGGCGCGGCGTGCTGCGAAGTAATCGTCGACACCCTGACCGGCGAGTACAAGATGCTCCGTACCGATATCCTCCACGACGTCGGCGCCTCGCTGAACCCGGCCATCGACATCGGTCAGGTCGAGGGCGGCTTCGTCCAGGGCATGGGCTGGCTGACCATGGAAGAACTGGTCTGGAACAATAAAGGCAAGCTGATGACCAACGGCCCGGCCAGCTACAAGATCCCGGCCGTGGCGGACATGCCGCTGGACCTGCGGGTGAAACTGGTGGAAAACCGCAAGAACCCGGAAGACACCGTGTTCCACTCCAAGGCTGTGGGTGAGCCGCCGTTCATGCTCGGCATCGCCGCGTGGTGCGCAATCAAGGATGCGGTGGCCAGTCTGGGCGACTACAAGTATCAGCCGAAGATCGACGCGCCGGCGACCCCGGAGCGGGTGTTGTGGGGTTGCGAGCAGATGCGTCAGCTCAAGGCAGTGAAAGCCGTCGAAGCTGAAACCGAGCTGGCTCCGCTCTAG
- the xdhA gene encoding xanthine dehydrogenase small subunit, with amino-acid sequence MIQFLLNQELRSEHALDPNLTVLNYLREHVGKSGTKEGCASGDCGACTVVVGELQTDDDGREHIRYRSLNSCLTFVSSLHGKQLISVEDLKHKGELHSVQKAMVECHGSQCGFCTPGFVMSLFALQKNSDAPDQAKAHEALAGNLCRCTGYRPILAAAEQSCCGKQPDQFDAREAQTIARLKAIAPTSIGELNSGDKRCLVPLTVADLADLYDAYPQARLLAGGTDLALEVTQFHRTLPVMIYVGNVAEMKRIEHFEDRIEIGAATALSDCYEALNAEYADFGELLHRFASLQIRNQGTLGGNIGNASPIGDSPPLLIALGAQIVLCKGETRRTLALEDYFIDYRVTARQESEFIEKIIVPRATTEQRFRAYKVSKRLDDDISAVCAAFNLRVENGVITDARVAFGGMAAIPKRAAHCEAVLLGQPFNNAVIERACTALGEDFTPLSDFRASKEYRLLSAQNLLRKYFIELQTPHIETRVTAYV; translated from the coding sequence GTGATCCAGTTTTTACTTAACCAGGAACTCCGTAGCGAGCACGCCCTGGACCCGAACCTGACTGTGCTCAACTACCTGCGCGAACATGTGGGTAAATCCGGCACCAAAGAAGGCTGCGCCAGCGGTGACTGCGGCGCCTGTACGGTGGTGGTCGGCGAGTTGCAGACGGATGACGATGGCCGCGAGCACATTCGCTATCGCAGCCTCAATTCGTGCCTGACGTTCGTTTCGTCGCTGCACGGCAAACAATTGATCAGTGTCGAAGACCTCAAGCACAAGGGCGAACTGCACAGCGTGCAGAAAGCCATGGTCGAGTGCCACGGTTCGCAATGCGGTTTCTGCACCCCCGGTTTCGTGATGTCACTGTTCGCCCTGCAAAAGAACAGCGATGCACCGGATCAGGCCAAGGCCCACGAAGCGCTGGCTGGCAACCTCTGCCGGTGCACCGGCTACCGGCCGATCCTGGCCGCTGCCGAACAATCCTGCTGCGGCAAGCAACCGGACCAGTTCGACGCCCGTGAAGCGCAAACCATCGCCCGCCTCAAAGCCATTGCCCCGACATCGATCGGCGAACTCAACAGCGGCGACAAACGCTGCCTGGTGCCGCTGACCGTGGCCGACCTGGCCGATCTCTACGACGCTTATCCACAGGCTCGGCTGCTGGCCGGCGGTACCGATCTGGCGCTGGAAGTCACGCAGTTCCACCGCACCCTGCCGGTGATGATCTACGTCGGCAACGTCGCCGAAATGAAGCGCATCGAGCACTTCGAGGATCGCATTGAAATCGGCGCCGCCACCGCCCTCTCCGACTGCTACGAAGCGTTGAACGCCGAGTACGCGGACTTCGGCGAGCTGCTGCACCGCTTTGCCTCCCTGCAAATCCGCAACCAGGGCACGTTGGGCGGCAACATCGGCAACGCTTCGCCGATCGGTGACTCGCCACCCCTGCTGATCGCCCTCGGCGCGCAGATCGTGCTGTGCAAGGGTGAGACCCGCCGCACGCTGGCCCTTGAGGATTACTTCATCGATTACCGGGTCACCGCGCGTCAGGAAAGCGAGTTCATCGAGAAAATCATCGTCCCTCGCGCCACGACTGAGCAGCGCTTCCGCGCCTACAAAGTCTCCAAACGTCTGGACGACGACATCTCTGCCGTCTGCGCCGCGTTCAACCTGCGGGTCGAGAACGGCGTGATCACCGACGCCCGCGTCGCCTTCGGCGGCATGGCCGCGATCCCGAAACGCGCCGCGCACTGTGAAGCCGTGCTGCTCGGCCAGCCGTTCAACAACGCTGTCATCGAGCGCGCCTGCACCGCGCTGGGCGAGGATTTCACCCCGCTCTCGGACTTCCGCGCCAGCAAGGAATACCGCCTGCTCAGCGCGCAGAACCTGCTGCGCAAATACTTCATCGAACTGCAAACACCGCACATCGAGACTCGGGTGACCGCTTATGTCTAA
- a CDS encoding GntR family transcriptional regulator translates to MTFKAPDSLAEQIAHHLAERIIRGEMKPGERIQEQKVTLALNVSRGSVREALLILERRHLIAILPRRGAHVTELTAHKVQSLCTLMSELYILLGNAVANGWQVQADMAPFVQIQQRLTASYERQDIRTFVDDSFNVMRAAYPFANNPYLQETVENLQPAMSRAYFLALEQRKAEMSEFLELFERLLAAVLARDLPQIRIVLTAYAQRSCDLVVSALTVA, encoded by the coding sequence ATGACGTTCAAGGCGCCGGACAGCCTCGCCGAGCAAATCGCTCACCACCTCGCCGAACGGATCATTCGCGGCGAAATGAAGCCGGGAGAGCGTATCCAGGAACAGAAGGTCACGCTGGCGCTGAACGTCAGCCGCGGCTCGGTCCGCGAAGCCTTGCTGATCCTCGAGCGCCGTCACCTGATCGCGATCCTGCCGCGCCGCGGCGCCCACGTCACAGAGCTGACGGCGCACAAGGTGCAGAGCCTGTGCACGTTGATGAGCGAGCTGTACATCCTGCTCGGCAATGCAGTGGCCAATGGCTGGCAAGTCCAGGCCGACATGGCGCCGTTCGTGCAGATCCAGCAACGCCTGACCGCCAGCTACGAGCGTCAGGACATCCGCACCTTCGTCGACGACAGCTTCAACGTGATGCGCGCCGCGTATCCGTTCGCCAACAACCCGTACCTGCAGGAAACCGTCGAAAACCTGCAACCGGCCATGAGCCGTGCGTACTTCCTCGCGCTGGAGCAGCGCAAGGCCGAGATGAGCGAGTTCCTCGAACTGTTCGAACGCTTGCTGGCCGCCGTCCTTGCCCGTGACCTGCCGCAGATCCGCATCGTGCTGACGGCTTACGCCCAGCGCAGCTGCGATCTGGTGGTGTCCGCCCTGACGGTTGCCTGA